The following DNA comes from Epinephelus moara isolate mb chromosome 2, YSFRI_EMoa_1.0, whole genome shotgun sequence.
AATAATTACCTCTTCATATTGCATGTTATGTCTGACCACTATttgagaccagcaaacaacaaaaatggctgtGTTCTAAcgagtcactgctgtgtttccagctgctttttacagTAGGTGTTTTGCAGCGAGCCCTCGGCAGGGacagtggcacaaaaagtggttgtttcaTACAGATgtatcactgcttttcctgggATTGTGCCCCCCCAAAACCAGGTTAAGATTTAAGGTTATTTAGCCACATGTTAATGTAAGTGTTATTGAAAGTTTGAGCACATCTAATACAcaataacatgcaaatataatgtgtccgtggtttgcagaaatgtacaatgccaacatttttctggggATCAGGTTGGACCAACGCTCTGAAACTGAAATATACTCACTTCGGTAGAGTACAAGATAAAGAAAAGTTGCAAATACTCACACttgagaagctggaactagGAAATGTTTGGTATCCTTCCCtaaaaaatagtgttttttaTTAGAAGCTTCATTACTGGTGATTGCACCTGTATGATATCCTCAACTGCTCTGCAGTGTAGACAGAGGTTTGCTGCTGTTTCCATTTACCAGAAGCTACGCACAACTGCAGATGGCACAAGTGATTTTCCGAGTCAGATGGCAGAAGCAAGACAACATCAAACAGAAGCAAATGTGCAAAGTCACGACAATGTACAACAGTAAGGAAATATATCAAAAGGATAGCAACAACATGCcattctgcaaagagacacaccCTTTTCGCACAAATAAACCCTCATACGtgaaagaaaatgttgctgtAAATCATCCACTGATTTCTCCCTACTATATtcccaaaaataaaataaaggtctCAACATGATGGATGGGTTAAATTGGGTCTCTTCAGCAGCTGACGAAAGATGCATGCTTGATTTATTATTGATTCCCTTCTGAAAACGctccatttttccttttttttttctgcatcccCATAAAAGATTCAAAAGACCTGAAGGAGATCCTCAGTGCTAAATGTTGTAATCTTCCTCTCCTGTCAGTCCAGGCTGGAGTTCACGACAACTGGAATATTGATGTCAGGTAAACGAGCGATCCTTTGTTTAGTGCTGCAGCGAGTATTTTGGAGTTGTTGAGATGCCTTACTTTCTCTCCAAggatatttttgttgttgttgtttttgatgaTCAGTTCAACCTGAACCAACACACTCTGTGTAACTATGAATATATGTGCTCAAGTTCTGCACTTGGATACAATTTTTGAGGAACTTTACTTGAATATTTCCAAGTTAAACTGTCCTCTGCTTCTATTTCTGTTACACCTCAGAAGGAAATGCAGTACTTTCTTTACTGCAATACATTTATCTGTTTGTTGTAGTTACTTTGCAGGTTAAAATCTTTCCCATACAACATTAATCTCATTAAATATGATGTATTTTTACatgcattttaaatgaatgtgCATCAAGGcctacattttaaaatggtgcTACTGAAGAGGGTCCTTCAAAATCAGCACTTTTACTCGACACTTACAGTACTTTTGacttctttatttttgtttaagtgAGAATTTAAATGCTGAACTTTTAtagcatttttacactttggtaTTTCTGGTTTTACTCAAGGATCTAAATAATTCCTCCTCTGGTTCACTGACACCTGCTGACTGTGATGTCTCAGGTCAGATAGAGTACTTTGCAGCCATTACACATTCTCAATAGTTTATGTCCAAAACAACTACATAATAACTTGACACCAATCCATATAAAAAAGATACGaaattataatatttatttatctatagagaatctatttctgttttgtaatttaaaaagtGGAAGAACTCAATTACAGTGACACACAACAACattatctgtatttatttctgtgcactctttaaaataaaactgcttttaTCTTCTCCATAGACTTTAAACTGACTGACTTAAAAAAGAGATaacactgccatcttgtggtgaagaaaacactttaattgacagagggagagaaggaaatCCTGCAAGCATGTTGTTGTCAGAACATTATCTTTAATGGATCAGGAGATTTGTTTAAACAAGAAGACCGACATGCTTCGGTGACAACAATGAAAGGACAGTAAGAAAAAGTGGTACCACCGCAcactcaaccacacacacagtcattctgtcagtagagcagagcataagAGGCGAACAGGGCAGTCCAGTCCTCCAGGAAGCATCACTCCTGAAATAACAAGGACAATGTTGTTACTGAATGGATCAGTGGATTATTACAAACATGTTTAGTGCTACGGCTCCTTCTTGTTGTGGAAGCAGCATGAGACATAATAGGCACCAAGATGAAGCATTAATGTTATTGATCAAACCATGACTGCAGTGTTGACATTTTGCTTTAGTCATCTCCATGGAAAATGTATAATTCATACAAATATAATGcacatgacaaacacacaggaggCCGTCTTGTGTCACGTCCGATCAAAACTGGCACTACTGGAAAGAccagttgtggatgttcaagtGCACAAATGAGCCGATGATTCAAAACTCCAACACATTAAGGCCTAGTTCACTAGCGTAAAGGTATtctatgttaaaaaataaattaggaAGAGATctttaaagaagaaaacaatATTAGGCCTACCTCATCACTGCTtgaggaggatgaagatgaggaagaggatgaggtGCCTGATTTTTTTCCATCCTTATTTTCAcctttgttcttcttctctccagacttgtgcttgtgcttgtgctttttgtctttgtccttaGAGTCACCCTTGTCCTTGCAGTGTTCctaaaaagaaagcaaaagttGACTTTGACAAAAATCATGTGTTGGATGAGTCTTAGGGTTGTGTTTGAGTCGTGAAGTAAGAATTCTGTGTATTGTGCCGAAGAGCTGGCAGCAAGAGGGCAAGATAAAGCAGGTTTACCAGAGAGGCAACTGTTTGGCCTTGCTGTCAAAATATAGACAGCTAAAATCACAAGTAGATTCACACTACGAGCACGTCTGATGTTATGGACACATTCTCCCTCACACTTCTTGATTTTCTCTTCACCTTTACAAGCTGCACACATGGAACACCACAGGTATGTACTACCTGAGCATATTCATATAAAGCTCCTACCTTGTCCTTATCCTTCTTTTCCTTCTTGTTCCAGAACCACTCAGTCTTCTGAGCAGAATCCTTCTGCACCATTTCTTCTTTACCTGCACACAGGAAAAGCATGGTTAGTATCAGGTTAgaataaatgtgatttaaacatCTTAATTATCATCACTATGAATCTTAGAGACAATAGCAACCTCTTTACATAGCTACAAATCAAATACACCTTGCTGGGACTATCTTTGCCTTCGCATTTTGATTTTGTCTCCATATGGTTATCTTATTCTTATTAAGCTGTCTGGCAGAAAACTTTACCCCCAAAACCCCTGTTGCACTCAGTTACCACGACTTTAAAATCTATCTGAAGTCAACAGAGACAAGCATCAACCTTACAGTCTTTCTTATTAAATACAATATAAGTAAATTTAAGCCTACCTGACATTGTGACTCCTGCTCGTGAACTGTCCCAAACAAGTGAGcacagacacccacacacaggaAACCTGGATCAACCGCACTTAAAGCACGCCCCCCAGCCACGGCTCCAGCTGGATGGCCTCATAGAAATCCATTTATTTCAGGACACATACTTTCACGTGCAGGCGGGGTGATCAGAGTTACCTGCGGCATGTCTTTGCAGGACAGACTTCAGTGTTGTGTGAATAACTACAggcatttattacatttaaacagTAGTTAATTAGGTGGCACCCTGTTGATTACAGCTTGTAAAGGATAACTTACTATACAGGCAGGCAAGAAAATACCACTGCAGACGTCACAACTTTGTGTATAAGAGGTCAGGGCCATAATCGCCTGTTTAACACCTTCTTCAATCTGACCATCCACAGAGAGCAGGGGTTCTCATCATTTTGATGACTGAATGCCATTTTAGGGTGCCAGCATACGATTGAGAGgcacattacttttttttttatgacaaacttTACTACAACttgttttcaccagttctggATTATGGTGATCTGTTGCACATGAATGCATCTACACATCACATGTCAGATACTGCACATCATAGTGCATTGAGTTTTTTTACAAATCATAAAGCCCTCACTCATCACTGTGCGCTTTATTCCAGGGCTGGTTCTTTGACCTTCCGtaggctcagtcactggtatttgttcattCATAAATCCACACTGGGTAAACTCCCTtcatacatttgtactttgattGAACAGAGATCTGAACGTAGCTACCGTCTGAGATCTCAAGatttagttttgttgtctgttcctaGTGCACAGACCGAGCttactaaaataaaagtattaacACCAGTGTGAATACTCAAAATTAAGAGGCAGTCATCATGCAGGACAGCCCCTTTTAAGGGTTTTTGTTATCACCCCTGCATTATTGTATAAAAAGCATTTGAAAGTGAGCTGATCCAGGTGGAGCTGGTTTCAACTACTTAATGATCATAATATGTTTTGCACTGCAAGTAAATATCCATCCTACAAAGTCATCATTAAATAGATATTGAGTCCTAAAATGGCTTTTTGGTAAAATAAGTGAACAAATCTGCCACTCTAGTCAAATTACAACAACCTGTTTCTGACAGAAAACAACTTGCTGCAAGATTCATTTCGAAATTGGTGAGAATGTTGAAAAATAAGTGATTGCTGTTTTTGAATCAAGAAAAATGTCACCTAACTCCAGGAAATCCATTAAACTACTGACTTTTATTAAAAGAAGTTGAATTATCTCACTGCAATGGCCGATATTTGCAGTGTTTACACTGTTCAAAATATTAATCTACGAAGTAACTCAAGCAATCACTTACATGTAGTGAAGTAAATATTTCTGTCAGTATAGAGTAGCACAAAATGGAAACacttaagtaaagtacaagtacctcaaaatgacACTTATAGCTGCAGTACCTCAGTAAATGttcttagttactttccaccattTTTAATCTTGATCTACTTAAATCATAGTATTTTTCATTATTGACATCGTGTCATTGCGGTTGCCTGGGAAGACGGGTGTGACTGCATCCAAttgggtttttttaatgataaaaaaaggGGAACGGTTTGCACTTCACCCGTCTAACAATGCAAACAAAAGGTAGAGAATGTAGAACAGCTTGTATGTTGTGTCATATGATTACCACTGTTTGGTATTACAGGACCTGAAGGAGCTCTCTGGTGTCACTCGAGGGCAGATTGGCTTCACAAAGCACAGcatttaaaacctttaaaagaataaggctggagcctatcccagctgacgttgggcaagaggcggggtgcACGACAAcaggacaggtcaccagactatcacagggctgacacatagagacagacagccatttaTGCTCACTTTCAAACGTAAGGGCAATTTAGAGTcgccagttaacctgcatgtatttggactgtgagagaaaacccacgctgacacagggagatcATGCAAACAGAAGGGTTACCCACcccgggttcaaaccaggaCCTCTAACTGTGATGCACCAATGCTaatcactgcaccaccatgccaacaaaaaaacatatcctCTCATTAAATATGATGCATTTGCCGAGTATGAAATCATATAGCAcgtctgctgtttgttgtttacataGTCTCTTTTCATCAGTTTGCTGATTTGACTTGAATCAATTTGTCTTTATGATTCGTGCCATGCAGCTGCACTGGGCTCACAGTAGCAGTAGGGATGGTTTGGATGATTTGCAGGCCCAGAGTCATCCAGCTGTCGAGGTAAAAACTGAGCTAAATTTGGtggaaaacatacatttaataaCAACGTATAGCAGCTCCAATAATAAATCTGCAAATCACCCaaactttgtttgtgtgtttctattGCAACCTCAAAGCTGCTTTTTGTCCCAGCTTTTCTCTTCAACATTCAACATTTAAACATGAttagagaaaaaaatgcaagcATTTTGTTGGCAGAACATTTACTCCAGTTGAGACAAGCCCAGCATGtttctgtgacacacacacacacacacacacactgcaatcttcttttaaaaaaaaaagaaatacatcttcattatcctcctgagaccctgtgtcctcatgagGACATCTCATTTTGGGTTTAGTTGACCTTATACCtcattctgcttaactcagACCggttgtcctcattcgtggacacttttttgtccCATCTAGTGGCCCTGGCAGAACGTCAAGTAGATGATCAACCTTGACTATTGAGAGGAagtaaagcctagttcacattacacgattttcactgCGATTTTGaagtcgcagaggatcttgagagccaccttgggtcggaggtgagtcgatgacgagtcctcatgtgtgaacaagcctacgagcccCCTCGTTTGAggctgggactggatatctggcatgctagaaaactggagaaggccgacacgactgacaaagagcatcaaccaatgagaggcgggatatgTCCCACGTCAGCATGCAGGAGGATGGGAGAACTTGCCatgtccgcttattagccgcgactttgggcttgtttctaaagtggagttgctta
Coding sequences within:
- the LOC126399299 gene encoding uncharacterized protein LOC126399299, which translates into the protein MSGKEEMVQKDSAQKTEWFWNKKEKKDKDKEHCKDKGDSKDKDKKHKHKHKSGEKKNKGENKDGKKSGTSSSSSSSSSSSSDEE